Genomic segment of Pararhodobacter zhoushanensis:
CTTCAAATATCCTCAGGGGGTGAGGCCGTCAGGCCGAGGGGGGCAGACGCCCCCCTGCGCGCGGCACGCGCGCCGCAACGAGGGGGCTCGATGCCCCCGAGTTGCGGGGTTCCAGACGCAAAAGGGGGGCGCGCGGCCCCCCTTTTCCTGTCTCGTATCGGCGCGGGGTTCAGCCCAGACGCGCGGCGACGTTTTCCCAGTTGACCAGCTTGTCGAGGAAGTTGGTCAGGTAGGCCGGGCGCTTGTTGCGGAAGTCGATGTAGTAGGAATGCTCCCACACGTCGCAGCCCAAGAGCGCGGTCTGGCCAAAGCACAGCGGGTTCACGCCGTTTTCGGTTTTGGTGACCTTCAGCCCGCCGTCGGTGTCTTTCACCAGCCAGGCCCAGCCCGAGCCGAATTGACCGGCGCCAGCCGCCGAGAAATCTTCCTTGAACTTGTCGACCGAGCCGAAGCTGTCAACGATCGCCTTTTCCAGCGAACCGGGCATGGCATTGCCGCCGGGGCCCATCATTTCCCAGAACTGGGTGTGGTTCCAGTGCTGCGAGGCGTTGTTGAAGATGCCGTTCTGCGCCACGGCGCCCGACTGGTAGGTGCCCTTGACGATCTCTTCGACCGACTTGCCTTCCCACTCGGTGCCGGCAATCAGCTTGTTGCCGTTGTCGACATAGGCCTTGTGGTGGATGTCGTGGTGGAATTCCAGCGTTTCCTTGGACATGCCGAGCGAGGCCAGAGCATCGTGGGCATAGGGAAGATCGGGAAGGGTGAAGGACATCGCGGTACCTCTTTCGTTTGGTTGCGTTGGGGGTAATAAGTGCCTCACGCACCAAAAGGTCAAGTGCAACCGGCCCGCGATCTGGGTTCCATCACGGTTTAGGGTGGTCGTCGTAGTCGCCGCGCAGGATGCGCTGGCTGTCGCCTTCGGGGTCATCGTATTGCCCGCGCCGCAGGGTCCACCAGAAGGCCAGCAGCCCTGCAATCCCCAAAAGCAGCGAAACCGGAATCAGGATCGCCAGAATATCCATGCCTTGATCCTTATTTGAGCCGCAGGGCGTTCAGCGCGACGGTAATCGACGACACCGACATGGCCAGCGCCGCAATCAGCGGCGACGCCAGACCGACCAGCGCAATCGGCACCGCGATCAGGTTATAGCCAAACGAGATCGCGAAATTTTCCCGGATCCGCCGCACCGCGCGTACGGCGGTGCGTTGCGCATGGGGCAGCGGGGCAAGCGAGGTGCCGAGCAGCACGATGTCAGACGCCACCCGCGCGGCATCCAGCGCCGTCGCCGGAGAGATCGACACATGCGCGGCGGTCAGCGCCACCGTGTCGTTCAGCCCGTCGCCGATCATCAGCACCTTGTGCCCCTTGGCCTGCAGCGCCTCGATGGTGGCGGATTTGTCCTGCGGCAGGGCTTCGGCCTGCCAGTCCTCGATGCCCAGCCGTTCGGCCATGGCGCGCACCGCACCCGGCACGTCGCCCGAGATCAGCATGACCCGTTTGCCCTGCGCCTTGAAGGCGGTCACGGCCTCTTGCGCGCCGTCGCGCAAGCGGTCGGTAAAGGCGATGGCGTGCACCGGTTCGGCACCGATGGCGAGGTAGGTGCCGGTGGTCTCAAGGCTGTCGGCCCCGACCCAGGCCGCGCGGCCAAGGCGCACGCGGGTGCCTTGCCACAGCGCCTGCACACCGTGGCCGGGGACTTCGGCGATGTCGTCAAGCAGGGCGGGGACCACGCCACGGGCCTTTGCCGCCTGCGCCAGAGACTGGGCGAGCGGGTGGGACGACGCAGCGCCCAGCGCCGCGCCGATTTCCAGCGCGTGGGGGCTGAGGGTGTCGAGGTTGACCGGTTCCGGCGTGCCCAGCGTCAGGGTGCCGGTCTTGTCGAAGACCACGGTGTCGACCTCGGCCAGACGTTCCAGTGCCGAGCCATCCTTGATCAGCAGCCCGGCCCGGAACAGTCTGCCCGAGGCGGCGGTGACCACGGCGGGCACGGCCAGACCCAGCGCGCAGGGACAGGTGATGATCAGCGTCGCAGCGGCGATGTTAAGCGCCAGGCGCACGTCGCCGCCGGTGATCCACATCCACGCAAGAAAGGCGCCAAAGGCGAGCAGATGGACCGAGGGCGAATAGAGCCGCGCGGCGCGTTCGGCCAGCGTGGTGTATTTGTTGCGGGCGTTTTCGGCCACGGCGACCAGATCGGCCATGCGGTGCAGCGAGCTGTCCTTGCCCGCCGCCGTAACGCGCAGTGTCAGCGGGCCGGTGAGGTTCACCGCCCCGGCGCTGACCACCAGATCGGGGCTGGCGAAGACCGGGAGCGTTTCGCCGGTGAGCAGCGAGCGGTCGAGTTCCGAGGTGCCCGCGGTGATCACGCCATCGACCGGGATGCGGCCACCGGGGCGCACCAGCACCAGATCGCCGACGGTAAGGGCCGAGACGGCAACGGTCTCTTCTGCCCCGCCCGTGACGCGGAGGGCGCGCGGCACCTCGAGCGCGGCGAGCTCCTGCGCGGCAGACCGGGCGACGGCGCGGGTGCGGAAGTCGAGGTAGCGGCCCGCGAGCAGGAAGAAGGTCAGCATCACGGCGGCGTCGAAATAGGCGTGGTGGCCGCCGTTCAGCGTCTCATAGAGCGACATGGCCGTTGCCAGCACGATGGCCAGCGAGATCGGGAAATCCATGTCCAGCCGCCCGGCTTTCACCCCGGCCCAGGCCTTGCGAAAGAACGGCTGGGCAGAGAAGGCGACGGTGGGCACCGCGATCAGGGCGGAAATCAGGTGGAACAGATCGCGCGTGGCGTCGGTGGCACCGGACCAGACGGCGACGGACAAGAGCATGATATTCATCATGCTGAACCCCGCGACGCCAAGCCGCATCAACAGGTCGCGGCCCTGCTTGTCGGTTTCGGTCATGCTGAGCTGGCCGGGGTCCAGTTCATACGCCGGGTAGCCGATCTTGCCCAGCCGTTCGGCCACCGCAGCGGCGGTGATGCCCGGCTCACCCTCGACCGAAACGCGGCGCAGGGTCAGGTTGAGCCGCGCGCTTTTGACGCCCGGCATTTTCTCAAGATCCCGCTCGATGTTGGTGATGCACAGCGCGCAATGGGCGTCCGGCACCGACAGCATGATCCGCGCCGAGGCCGCCGCAGCCGCCGCCTGAGCGCGATCCAGCGCCGAGGGCATGGCGACACAGGCCGGACAGGCGGACATCGGGGCGGGCCCCTGCCCGTATGACGAATCGGTCATGGCGCGGTCCTCATGGGTTGTGGATCACGCCGACACGGTAGTCGTATTGCGTGCCGTCGGCGGATTCGGCGTTGATGCGCAGATCCCAGTTGCCGTAGTCCACATCAACGGGGGCGGTATAGGCCGCGCCGTTGAAGGCGAGATCGGGGATGGTATCCTCGCGCTCGGTCGTGGGGCGGCCCAGAATGGCGGTGATCGCGGCCACCGGCGCGGGATCGCCCGAGGCCGTGATGATGCGCACGGTCAGCTGGCCGCCGGTCATGTCGGCCTCGGTCGTCCAGCCCAGCGCCTGTTGCGCGCGCATCCGGTCGTTGAAGCCTTGGCTGGCGACGTAGGAATTCGCCACCTCAAGCCCCGGAAAGGTGCCGACGGCGAAATAGGCCATGACCAGATTGACGCCGATGATCACCGAAAACGCCGACACGGTGATCGCCAGAACCTTGCGCCCGGTCAGTTCACGCCCTGCAGTATCGGCCATTATTCGCCCCTTCCGTTGAAGACTGTGTCGCCATAGATGCGGTCTGTCTCGCCGGTAACCGAGACCCAGAGCCGCACGGGCGAGGTTGCGGCCACGGCGGCAGGCGTACCCGCCGCTGCGGTCAGATAGACGCGCTGGTTGAGCTGCTCATCCGGTCCCACGGTGACCAGTTGGCCCTGCACCCCTTCGATCGTCAAGCTGATCGAGGCGTCATTGGCCACGGTCAGATAGAACTGGCGGGGTTCCGCGTACATGTTGCGCAGGCGGATGTCATAGGCGTTGCGGACCGAGCCATTGGCCAACACCACATGCGTGGGGTTGCGGACCGGCGCGATGGACATGTCGATATCGGTGCGCAGGAACAGCGCGACCAGCAGCGCCAGCCCGACCCCGGCCCAGAGGACGGTGTAGACCACGGTGCGCGGGCGGAAGACGTGTTTCCAGATGCTTTTCGGTGCCGAGCCGGCGCGTTCGCGGGTTTCATCGGTCAGCGCCATGTAGCCGATCAGCTCGCGCGGCTTGCCGATGCGGTCCATCACGTCGTTGCAGGCGTCAATGCACAGGCCACAGGTGATGCAGGCGAGTTGCTGGCCGTCGCGGATGTCGATGCCCATCGGGCAGACGTTGACGCAGGCCATGCAGTCGATGCAGTCGCCTTGCCGGGTGTCCTCGACGCCCTTGTGGTGCTTGCCGCGCGGCTCTCCGCGCCAGTCGCGGTAGCTGATGGTGAGCGTGTCTTCGTCCATCATCGCGGCCTGAATGCGCGGCCAGGGGCAGCCATAGATGCAGACCTGCTCGCGGAAGAACCCGCCGAACAGGAAGGTCGTCGCGGTCAGGAAGGCGATGGTGCCATAGGCGACCGGGTGGGCGCTGAAACTGGCCAGATCGTGCAGCAGGGTCGGCGCGTCGGTGAAATAGAACA
This window contains:
- the ccoS gene encoding cbb3-type cytochrome oxidase assembly protein CcoS; protein product: MDILAILIPVSLLLGIAGLLAFWWTLRRGQYDDPEGDSQRILRGDYDDHPKP
- the ccoG gene encoding cytochrome c oxidase accessory protein CcoG, translated to MSTTEEPEQLYAKREPIFPRRVKGNFRTLKWWLMGLMLGIYYITPWIRWDRGPAMPDQAVLVDLGSRRFFFFMVEIWPHEFYFVAGLLIMAGIGLFLFTSALGRVWCGYACPQTVWTDLYILVERWVEGDRNARLRLHRQPWNAEKIRKNLTKWLLWLLIGLATGGAWVFYFTDAPTLLHDLASFSAHPVAYGTIAFLTATTFLFGGFFREQVCIYGCPWPRIQAAMMDEDTLTISYRDWRGEPRGKHHKGVEDTRQGDCIDCMACVNVCPMGIDIRDGQQLACITCGLCIDACNDVMDRIGKPRELIGYMALTDETRERAGSAPKSIWKHVFRPRTVVYTVLWAGVGLALLVALFLRTDIDMSIAPVRNPTHVVLANGSVRNAYDIRLRNMYAEPRQFYLTVANDASISLTIEGVQGQLVTVGPDEQLNQRVYLTAAAGTPAAVAATSPVRLWVSVTGETDRIYGDTVFNGRGE
- a CDS encoding superoxide dismutase, whose translation is MSFTLPDLPYAHDALASLGMSKETLEFHHDIHHKAYVDNGNKLIAGTEWEGKSVEEIVKGTYQSGAVAQNGIFNNASQHWNHTQFWEMMGPGGNAMPGSLEKAIVDSFGSVDKFKEDFSAAGAGQFGSGWAWLVKDTDGGLKVTKTENGVNPLCFGQTALLGCDVWEHSYYIDFRNKRPAYLTNFLDKLVNWENVAARLG
- a CDS encoding heavy metal translocating P-type ATPase; the protein is MTDSSYGQGPAPMSACPACVAMPSALDRAQAAAAAASARIMLSVPDAHCALCITNIERDLEKMPGVKSARLNLTLRRVSVEGEPGITAAAVAERLGKIGYPAYELDPGQLSMTETDKQGRDLLMRLGVAGFSMMNIMLLSVAVWSGATDATRDLFHLISALIAVPTVAFSAQPFFRKAWAGVKAGRLDMDFPISLAIVLATAMSLYETLNGGHHAYFDAAVMLTFFLLAGRYLDFRTRAVARSAAQELAALEVPRALRVTGGAEETVAVSALTVGDLVLVRPGGRIPVDGVITAGTSELDRSLLTGETLPVFASPDLVVSAGAVNLTGPLTLRVTAAGKDSSLHRMADLVAVAENARNKYTTLAERAARLYSPSVHLLAFGAFLAWMWITGGDVRLALNIAAATLIITCPCALGLAVPAVVTAASGRLFRAGLLIKDGSALERLAEVDTVVFDKTGTLTLGTPEPVNLDTLSPHALEIGAALGAASSHPLAQSLAQAAKARGVVPALLDDIAEVPGHGVQALWQGTRVRLGRAAWVGADSLETTGTYLAIGAEPVHAIAFTDRLRDGAQEAVTAFKAQGKRVMLISGDVPGAVRAMAERLGIEDWQAEALPQDKSATIEALQAKGHKVLMIGDGLNDTVALTAAHVSISPATALDAARVASDIVLLGTSLAPLPHAQRTAVRAVRRIRENFAISFGYNLIAVPIALVGLASPLIAALAMSVSSITVALNALRLK
- a CDS encoding FixH family protein, with amino-acid sequence MADTAGRELTGRKVLAITVSAFSVIIGVNLVMAYFAVGTFPGLEVANSYVASQGFNDRMRAQQALGWTTEADMTGGQLTVRIITASGDPAPVAAITAILGRPTTEREDTIPDLAFNGAAYTAPVDVDYGNWDLRINAESADGTQYDYRVGVIHNP